A region from the Nitrospirota bacterium genome encodes:
- a CDS encoding ABC transporter permease, with product MKIKRAFRVWQRNFTVYTKLYKSSIALNFVEPILYLAALGLGLGAFVQQINGVPYIKFIAPGIIASSSMFAAIYECTYGTYVRMTYQKTFDAILATPVNLDDLIAGELMWGATKSLLYGTIIIIVISLFGLVDSPLIILSIPVLFITGLIFAEISVIFTAIIPGIDSYNYFYTLLMTPMFLFSGIFFPLNNLPPVVSKIAFFTPLYHLVNICRGLASGQLAVCTWDTVWIIAVVVLLAPYPFRLMRRRIVK from the coding sequence ATGAAAATCAAACGTGCATTCAGGGTGTGGCAAAGGAATTTCACGGTTTATACAAAGCTGTATAAGTCGAGCATAGCCCTTAATTTTGTCGAACCCATATTGTATCTTGCCGCATTAGGGCTCGGACTTGGTGCATTTGTCCAGCAGATAAACGGAGTGCCGTATATAAAATTTATCGCACCCGGTATCATTGCATCTTCTTCGATGTTTGCTGCTATATATGAATGCACTTATGGCACATATGTCAGGATGACTTACCAGAAGACTTTTGATGCGATACTTGCAACACCGGTCAACCTTGATGACCTTATTGCAGGAGAACTCATGTGGGGTGCTACAAAAAGTCTGCTCTATGGAACGATAATAATCATCGTTATCTCTCTGTTTGGACTTGTTGATTCACCATTGATAATACTTTCAATCCCTGTCCTTTTCATAACAGGATTGATCTTTGCGGAGATATCAGTTATATTTACAGCCATCATACCGGGCATAGATTCATATAATTATTTTTATACGCTCTTAATGACGCCGATGTTTCTCTTTTCAGGCATTTTCTTCCCCCTGAATAATCTCCCGCCGGTTGTTTCAAAGATCGCCTTTTTCACTCCCCTGTACCATCTCGTAAATATCTGCCGGGGATTGGCATCAGGGCAATTGGCTGTCTGTACGTGGGATACGGTATGGATCATTGCTGTTGTAGTTCTTCTCGCTCCATATCCTTTCAGGCTCATGCGGAGGAGGATAGTAAAATAA
- a CDS encoding ThaI family type II restriction endonuclease, whose amino-acid sequence MSDNRLIEIFEDENLVSRIKRRLPYLFQLAELESSRAGKTGMEVGSVRERIIVALLIYNFGEDNVETEVPITEPEVDTKLFGEPVSIKTITGKSLSGVKLIWTVDAKKAKEFRENYYPYCDILLVQINWNDVGGFYYIPLDVQKRLFDRIGRNNYIKLPKPGTNPRGVEITKEALLNLVRDSKSRSISINWQRTKIEFNSYKRWVDLWREE is encoded by the coding sequence ATGTCTGATAACCGTTTGATAGAAATATTTGAAGATGAAAATCTTGTTAGTAGAATCAAAAGACGCTTACCATATTTATTTCAGCTTGCCGAATTAGAGAGCTCACGAGCAGGCAAAACTGGCATGGAAGTTGGCTCGGTTCGTGAAAGGATAATTGTTGCCTTGCTTATTTATAATTTTGGTGAGGACAATGTGGAAACAGAGGTCCCAATTACAGAGCCAGAAGTAGATACAAAATTGTTTGGAGAACCAGTATCTATTAAAACAATTACTGGTAAAAGTTTGAGCGGAGTAAAACTTATTTGGACAGTTGACGCGAAGAAAGCAAAAGAATTTCGTGAAAACTACTATCCTTACTGTGATATTCTGCTTGTTCAAATAAATTGGAATGATGTTGGAGGATTTTATTATATTCCGTTAGATGTCCAGAAAAGGCTTTTTGATAGGATAGGCAGAAACAATTATATTAAACTTCCAAAACCCGGGACAAACCCAAGAGGTGTTGAAATTACAAAAGAAGCTTTATTAAATTTGGTTAGAGACAGTAAGTCAAGGAGTATCTCAATAAATTGGCAAAGGACAAAAATAGAGTTCAATTCCTATAAAAGATGGGTTGATCTATGGAGGGAAGAATAA